One Cardinium endosymbiont cEper1 of Encarsia pergandiella genomic region harbors:
- a CDS encoding ribonucleotide-diphosphate reductase subunit beta translates to MRNHTYVDEPLLQENKNRFVLFPIEHQDIWGFYKQAEASFWTAEEIDLSQDIKDWENLISGEKHFITHVLAFFAASDGIVNENLVQNFANEVQYTEAKFFYGFQIAIENIHSEAYSLLIDTYVKDPKERHRLFNAIETIEWVGKKADWALRWISKGSFPERLIAFAAVEGIFFSGSFCAIFWLKKRGLMPGLTFSNELISRDEGLHCDFACLLYNAHIKHKLPEQQVAQIIADAVAIESEFVSDALPVKLIGMNATLMTQYIQFVADRLLLELGCKKIYHVTNPFDFMEMIALQGKTNFFEKRVGEYQKSGVMNSISEDKDKARFKLDEPF, encoded by the coding sequence ATGCGCAATCACACGTATGTAGATGAACCACTTTTACAAGAGAATAAAAATAGATTTGTTTTATTTCCTATTGAACATCAAGATATTTGGGGGTTTTACAAACAAGCCGAAGCTAGTTTTTGGACTGCAGAAGAAATTGATCTTAGTCAAGATATAAAAGACTGGGAAAACCTCATATCTGGCGAAAAGCATTTTATTACCCATGTCCTTGCTTTTTTTGCGGCCAGTGATGGGATTGTAAATGAAAATTTAGTTCAAAATTTTGCGAATGAGGTACAATATACAGAGGCAAAATTTTTCTACGGATTCCAGATCGCTATTGAAAATATCCATTCTGAGGCCTATTCTTTACTGATTGATACCTATGTCAAAGATCCCAAAGAACGCCATAGATTATTCAATGCTATAGAAACCATTGAATGGGTTGGTAAGAAAGCAGATTGGGCACTGCGCTGGATTAGTAAAGGATCATTTCCAGAACGATTAATTGCCTTTGCAGCAGTAGAGGGCATTTTTTTTTCCGGTAGTTTTTGTGCTATTTTCTGGCTTAAAAAGAGGGGCTTAATGCCGGGGCTCACTTTTTCTAATGAGCTTATTTCCAGAGATGAAGGATTACACTGCGATTTTGCTTGTTTGCTATACAACGCGCACATCAAACATAAACTCCCAGAACAACAGGTGGCCCAAATTATAGCCGATGCAGTAGCTATTGAAAGTGAATTTGTATCTGATGCCTTGCCCGTTAAGTTAATTGGCATGAATGCAACGTTGATGACCCAGTATATTCAGTTTGTTGCAGATAGGTTGCTATTGGAGCTGGGGTGTAAAAAAATCTATCACGTAACCAACCCATTTGATTTTATGGAAATGATTGCCCTACAAGGAAAAACAAATTTTTTTGAAAAAAGGGTAGGAGAATACCAAAAATCAGGTGTGATGAACAGTATCTCTGAGGATAAAGACAAAGCACGATTTAAGCTAGATGAGCCATTTTAG
- a CDS encoding ribonucleoside-diphosphate reductase subunit alpha, which produces MLVVKRDGRLESIKFDKITLRIEKLCYGLNRDYIDIIAIVKKIIEGIHDRVATSAIDSLAAETVAAMAVYHPDYTILAARIAISNLHKATSKSFSSTIKRLYTYVNPATGTNASLIDKAIYKIVSEHAATLDDAIVHERDFSYDFFGFKTLERSYLLKINGKIVERPQYMLMRVALGIHGDNLNAVLDTYQLMSEKWFTHATPTLFNAGTPRPQLSSCFLLTTQNDSIEGIYNTLTQCAKISQFAGGIGLSIHNIRATGSYIRGTNGMSNGIVPMLRNFDMTARYVDQGGGRRKGSFSIYLEPWHADIFDFLELKKNHGKEERRARDLFYGLWIPDLFMERVEADEMWSLFCPNEAPGLADCYGAAFEQKYKQYEKEGRARTSIKAQTLWFAILEAQIETGTPYMLYKDAANEKSNQKNLGTIKSSNLCTEIIEYTAPDEIAVCNLASIALPMFVDDNRSFDHTKLYEVTYLVTKNLNKVIDRNYYPLPEARYSNLKHRPMGLGVQGLADAFLKMRLVFDSPEARLLNQEIFETIYFAALTASKDLAQKEGVYESYPGSPMSEGILQFDMWGVTPSSGRWNWDHLRKEIAQHGIRNALLVAPMPTASTSQILGNNECFEPYTANIYTRRVLSGEFIVVNKYLLADLIQLGLWNEEVKEALIIGNGSIQQIACIPEYIKKMYRTVWEIPQKSIIDMAADRAPYICQSQSLNLYVKDATMAKLTSMHFYAWKKGLKTGMYYLRTKAAADAIKFTIQKGETVSTLFSGPTEGTQECVMCSG; this is translated from the coding sequence ATGTTAGTTGTAAAACGAGATGGACGGTTAGAATCAATTAAATTCGATAAAATAACCCTTAGAATAGAGAAACTTTGCTATGGATTAAATAGGGATTATATCGATATAATTGCGATTGTCAAAAAGATTATTGAAGGCATTCACGATCGGGTAGCGACTTCAGCTATAGATAGTTTAGCGGCAGAAACCGTAGCAGCAATGGCTGTATATCATCCAGATTATACCATTCTAGCAGCTAGAATAGCCATTTCTAACTTACATAAAGCAACCAGTAAATCTTTTTCTAGTACCATAAAAAGGCTCTACACCTATGTAAATCCTGCAACTGGAACGAATGCTTCCCTCATAGACAAAGCCATTTATAAGATCGTTTCGGAACATGCAGCCACTTTAGACGATGCGATTGTACATGAACGTGATTTTTCTTATGATTTTTTTGGCTTTAAAACACTGGAACGCTCTTATTTGTTAAAAATAAATGGAAAAATTGTGGAGCGGCCTCAGTATATGTTGATGCGTGTCGCACTAGGCATTCATGGTGATAACCTGAACGCTGTGCTTGACACCTACCAACTTATGTCTGAAAAATGGTTTACACATGCCACGCCTACGCTTTTTAATGCAGGCACACCTAGACCACAACTTTCTTCCTGTTTTTTATTAACGACACAAAATGATAGTATTGAAGGCATTTACAACACCCTTACACAATGTGCCAAAATATCACAATTTGCTGGAGGCATTGGACTAAGCATTCATAATATACGTGCGACTGGTTCTTATATTCGAGGGACCAATGGGATGTCGAATGGGATTGTGCCGATGCTGCGCAACTTTGATATGACTGCTCGTTATGTAGATCAAGGAGGAGGTAGACGAAAAGGTAGTTTTTCCATCTATCTAGAACCTTGGCATGCGGATATCTTTGATTTTTTAGAATTGAAGAAAAACCATGGCAAAGAAGAAAGAAGGGCTAGAGATCTTTTCTATGGCCTATGGATTCCAGATTTATTTATGGAACGTGTAGAGGCAGATGAAATGTGGTCACTCTTTTGTCCCAACGAAGCACCAGGGCTTGCAGACTGTTATGGGGCAGCATTTGAACAAAAATACAAACAGTATGAAAAAGAAGGTAGAGCCCGTACTTCTATTAAAGCACAAACGCTTTGGTTTGCAATTCTGGAGGCACAAATAGAGACGGGAACGCCCTATATGCTTTATAAAGATGCGGCCAACGAAAAGTCTAATCAAAAAAATTTGGGGACTATAAAATCTAGTAATTTATGTACAGAAATTATAGAATATACTGCACCTGATGAAATCGCAGTATGCAATCTTGCTTCTATTGCATTGCCGATGTTTGTAGATGATAATCGATCCTTTGACCATACCAAATTATATGAGGTAACCTATCTGGTCACTAAAAATCTTAATAAAGTGATCGATCGAAACTATTATCCTTTGCCAGAAGCACGCTATTCTAACTTAAAGCACAGACCTATGGGCCTTGGTGTACAGGGATTAGCAGATGCTTTTCTTAAAATGAGACTTGTTTTCGACAGCCCAGAAGCACGGTTACTGAATCAAGAAATTTTTGAGACCATTTACTTTGCCGCATTAACTGCTTCTAAAGATTTGGCCCAAAAAGAAGGGGTATATGAAAGCTATCCTGGGTCACCTATGTCGGAAGGTATCCTTCAATTTGACATGTGGGGGGTAACCCCTTCTTCCGGTAGGTGGAATTGGGACCATTTACGTAAAGAAATAGCTCAACACGGCATAAGAAATGCACTATTGGTTGCACCAATGCCTACTGCCTCTACTTCCCAAATACTGGGTAACAATGAATGCTTTGAACCCTATACGGCCAATATTTACACCCGAAGGGTCCTCTCTGGGGAATTTATTGTTGTAAACAAATATCTATTAGCAGATCTGATTCAACTTGGTCTTTGGAATGAAGAGGTGAAAGAAGCATTGATAATCGGTAATGGCTCTATTCAACAGATTGCATGTATTCCTGAGTATATTAAAAAGATGTATAGAACCGTTTGGGAGATTCCTCAGAAGTCTATTATTGATATGGCAGCAGACCGCGCACCTTATATTTGTCAAAGCCAAAGTCTAAATCTTTATGTAAAGGATGCCACGATGGCTAAACTAACCTCTATGCATTTTTATGCCTGGAAAAAGGGGTTAAAAACAGGAATGTATTATTTACGTACCAAAGCTGCAGCAGATGCCATTAAGTTTACGATACAAAAGGGAGAAACAGTGTCAACACTTTTCTCGGGGCCGACTGAAGGGACACAAGAGTGTGTCATGTGTAGTGGGTAA